A window from Streptomyces sp. NBC_00271 encodes these proteins:
- a CDS encoding aldehyde dehydrogenase family protein, producing MTDVRGPGDEQRLFIGGSWVEPDDGHYEVIDPATEGVVGMAPEASRKQVHAAAAAAREAFGPWSRTPPEERAALLGRAADVIRRNFLSYADLAQAESGATTGTARGMQVGVGAARFRRYARVEPVEQPLPPQINEAGPFGKAAVMGALAVRQPVGVVTCVTSYNNPWANPAGKIAPALAMGNTVVVKPAPQDPLSVYRMAQALEAAGVPPGVVNVVSGSRAEVGEAAVDCEDVDMVSFTGSTAVGQRIAEVCGRGMKRQLMELGGKGAAVVFDDADVESAALGIGTTFSFYSGQICTAPTRVIAQKGIYGRLVEQLAAYAGRLTVGDPREPGTVVGPVISAAHRDRVEAYVELGRKEGARIVTGGTRPPYDRGFYVAPTLLADCTPDMRVVREEIFGPVVVVVPFDDEEEGIALANDSDYGLIDYVWSGDVARAFRVARALRAGGVGVNTVGRNMEAPFGGFKKSGVGRDVGSYALHAYSEVQAIVWPSGN from the coding sequence GTGACCGACGTGCGGGGGCCGGGCGACGAGCAGCGGCTGTTCATCGGCGGCTCGTGGGTGGAGCCCGACGACGGGCACTACGAGGTGATCGACCCGGCGACGGAGGGTGTCGTCGGGATGGCGCCGGAGGCCTCGCGGAAGCAGGTGCACGCGGCCGCCGCCGCGGCCCGCGAGGCCTTCGGACCGTGGTCGCGGACGCCCCCCGAGGAGCGCGCGGCGCTCCTCGGCCGGGCGGCGGACGTCATCCGGCGCAACTTCCTCTCCTACGCCGATCTCGCCCAGGCCGAGAGCGGTGCCACGACCGGGACCGCGCGCGGGATGCAGGTGGGGGTGGGCGCGGCCCGTTTCCGGCGCTACGCGCGCGTGGAGCCCGTCGAGCAGCCGCTGCCGCCGCAGATCAACGAGGCCGGGCCGTTCGGGAAGGCGGCGGTCATGGGCGCCCTCGCCGTCCGCCAGCCGGTCGGCGTCGTCACCTGCGTCACTTCCTACAACAATCCCTGGGCCAATCCGGCAGGCAAGATCGCCCCCGCCCTGGCCATGGGCAACACGGTGGTCGTGAAGCCCGCCCCGCAGGACCCGCTCTCCGTGTACCGGATGGCTCAGGCACTGGAGGCGGCGGGCGTACCGCCGGGTGTCGTGAACGTGGTGAGCGGTTCGCGCGCGGAGGTCGGCGAGGCGGCCGTGGACTGCGAGGACGTGGACATGGTCAGCTTCACCGGCTCGACGGCGGTGGGGCAGCGCATCGCCGAGGTGTGCGGGCGCGGGATGAAACGCCAGTTGATGGAGCTGGGCGGGAAGGGCGCGGCGGTCGTCTTCGACGACGCGGACGTCGAGTCGGCGGCGCTCGGCATCGGCACGACGTTCTCCTTCTACAGCGGGCAGATCTGCACGGCGCCGACGAGGGTGATCGCGCAGAAGGGGATCTACGGCCGCCTGGTCGAGCAACTGGCCGCGTACGCGGGACGGTTGACGGTCGGGGACCCGCGGGAGCCCGGGACGGTCGTCGGGCCGGTCATCTCGGCGGCCCACCGGGACCGGGTCGAGGCCTACGTCGAACTCGGCCGCAAGGAGGGCGCGCGGATCGTCACGGGCGGCACGCGTCCCCCGTACGACCGCGGCTTCTACGTCGCCCCGACCCTCCTCGCGGACTGCACCCCCGACATGCGGGTGGTCCGCGAGGAGATCTTCGGGCCCGTCGTCGTGGTCGTCCCCTTCGACGACGAGGAGGAAGGCATCGCCCTCGCCAACGACAGCGACTACGGGTTGATCGACTACGTCTGGTCGGGCGACGTCGCCCGCGCCTTCCGCGTCGCCCGCGCGCTGCGTGCGGGCGGGGTGGGCGTCAACACCGTCGGCCGCAACATGGAGGCACCGTTCGGCGGCTTCAAGAAGAGCGGGGTGGGGCGGGACGTGGGGTCGTACGCACTGCACGCGTACAGCGAGGTGCAGGCGATCGTCTGGCCGTCGGGGAACTAG
- a CDS encoding N-acyl-D-amino-acid deacylase family protein, whose product MLDHVIKGATVVDGTGAPGYTADVGIRDGRIAAIGTVTEASRTSEDAYGLVLAPGFVDPHTHYDAQLFWDPYATPSLNHGVTTVAGGNCGFTLAPLNPARPEDADYTRRMMSKVEGMSLVALEEGAPWNWHSFGDYLDALEGRIAVNAGFMVGHCALRRYVMGADAVGGQPTGEQLERMLTLFHEAMDAGGWGLSTTQSSTHSDGDGRPVASRHAKPAELLALSRAVGEHEGTQIEAIVAGCLDQFSDDEIDLFVEMSAAAGRPLNWNVLTIDAAVPERVPRQLVASERARKAGGRVVALTMPILTPMNMSLGTFCALNLIPGWGPILALPVPERIARLRDPSVRAEMLARANSKEAGVFRRLANFGRYVIGDTYSPANDGLTGQVVKDIAARRHQEPFECLVEICAHDDLRTVLWPMPTDNDTDSWTLRAETWQHPDVMLGGSDAGAHLDRMCGAPYTTRFLGDCLRGRKLTTLEAAVKMLTDDPARLFGLRERGRIAEGFHADLVLFDPERIDAGKATLVHDLPGESPRLDSRAIGITAVWVNGVESIRGDVVTGAVPGKVLRSGRDTETVSTR is encoded by the coding sequence ATGCTCGACCACGTCATCAAGGGCGCGACCGTCGTGGACGGCACGGGCGCGCCCGGCTACACCGCGGACGTCGGCATCCGCGACGGCCGTATCGCCGCGATCGGCACGGTCACGGAGGCGTCCCGCACGAGCGAGGACGCCTACGGTCTCGTCCTCGCGCCCGGATTCGTCGACCCGCACACGCACTACGACGCCCAGCTCTTCTGGGACCCCTACGCCACCCCGTCCCTGAACCACGGGGTGACGACGGTCGCGGGCGGCAACTGCGGCTTCACCCTCGCCCCGCTGAACCCGGCACGGCCCGAGGACGCCGACTACACCCGCCGCATGATGTCCAAGGTCGAGGGGATGTCGCTGGTCGCCCTGGAGGAGGGGGCGCCCTGGAACTGGCACAGCTTCGGCGACTACCTCGACGCCCTGGAGGGGCGGATCGCCGTCAACGCGGGCTTCATGGTGGGGCACTGCGCGCTGCGGCGGTACGTGATGGGCGCGGACGCGGTGGGCGGCCAGCCGACCGGGGAGCAGCTGGAGCGGATGCTCACCCTCTTCCACGAGGCGATGGACGCCGGCGGCTGGGGCCTGTCCACCACCCAGTCCTCCACCCACTCCGACGGCGACGGGAGACCGGTCGCCTCCCGGCACGCGAAGCCCGCGGAGCTGCTGGCTTTGAGCAGGGCCGTCGGCGAGCACGAGGGCACCCAGATCGAGGCGATCGTCGCCGGCTGCCTCGATCAGTTCAGCGACGACGAGATCGACCTCTTCGTCGAGATGAGCGCGGCGGCGGGCCGTCCGCTCAACTGGAACGTGCTGACCATCGACGCCGCCGTCCCCGAGCGCGTACCGAGGCAGCTGGTCGCGAGCGAACGGGCGCGGAAGGCGGGCGGCCGGGTGGTGGCCCTCACCATGCCGATCCTCACCCCCATGAACATGTCCCTGGGCACGTTCTGCGCGCTGAACCTGATCCCCGGGTGGGGCCCGATCCTCGCCCTGCCCGTCCCGGAACGCATCGCACGGCTCAGGGACCCCTCCGTGCGCGCCGAGATGCTGGCCCGGGCGAACAGCAAGGAGGCGGGCGTCTTCCGCCGCCTCGCCAACTTCGGCCGGTACGTCATCGGGGACACCTACAGCCCGGCGAACGACGGCCTCACCGGGCAGGTCGTGAAGGACATCGCGGCCCGGCGCCACCAGGAGCCCTTCGAGTGCCTGGTCGAGATCTGCGCGCACGACGACCTGCGGACGGTGCTGTGGCCCATGCCCACCGACAACGACACCGACTCCTGGACGCTGCGCGCCGAGACCTGGCAGCACCCGGACGTCATGCTCGGCGGCTCGGACGCGGGCGCCCATCTCGACCGCATGTGCGGGGCCCCGTACACGACCCGGTTCCTCGGGGACTGTCTGCGCGGGCGGAAGCTGACCACGCTGGAGGCGGCCGTGAAGATGCTCACGGACGACCCGGCGCGCCTCTTCGGACTGAGGGAACGCGGGCGGATCGCGGAGGGCTTCCATGCGGACCTCGTGCTGTTCGACCCGGAGCGCATCGACGCCGGCAAGGCCACCCTGGTGCACGACCTGCCGGGAGAAAGCCCCCGGCTCGACTCCAGGGCGATCGGCATCACGGCGGTCTGGGTCAACGGGGTCGAGTCGATCCGGGGAGACGTGGTGACGGGCGCCGTACCGGGGAAGGTGCTGCGCTCCGGCCGGGACACGGAGACGGTGAGTACGAGGTGA
- a CDS encoding LLM class flavin-dependent oxidoreductase, which yields MEFGLFVQGYVGKRAETDPLAEHKALMEETEYVIQADKSGFKYAWASEHHFLEEYSHLSANDVYLGYLAHATDRIHLGSGIFNPLAQVNHPVKVAEKVAMLDHLSENRFEFGSGRGAGSHEILGFLPGITDMNYTKEIWEETIAEFPKMWLQEEYVGFQGKHWQLPPRKVLPKPYGKAHPAMWYAAGSPPSYAMAARKGLGVLGFSVQKVSDMEWVLQQYKTAIVDAEPVGAFVNDNVMVTTTAICAPTHDEAIRIAVGGGLHYLPSLVFRYHDTFPRPEGFPVWPETLPEYNAEFVELLIEEELLICGDPDEVLTQCKRWEQAGADQLSFGLPVGVPKEETLQTIRLIGEHVIPKIDTDPVHRTTRFRQAV from the coding sequence TTGGAATTCGGGCTCTTTGTACAGGGATACGTGGGCAAGCGCGCCGAGACCGACCCGCTCGCGGAGCACAAGGCGCTGATGGAGGAGACCGAGTACGTCATCCAGGCGGACAAGTCCGGCTTCAAGTACGCCTGGGCGTCCGAGCACCACTTCCTGGAGGAGTACTCGCACCTCTCGGCGAACGACGTCTACCTCGGCTATCTCGCCCACGCCACGGACCGCATCCACCTCGGTTCGGGCATCTTCAACCCGCTCGCCCAGGTCAATCACCCGGTGAAGGTCGCCGAGAAGGTCGCCATGCTCGACCACCTCAGCGAGAACCGCTTCGAGTTCGGCAGCGGGCGCGGCGCGGGCAGCCACGAGATCCTCGGCTTCCTCCCCGGCATCACCGACATGAACTACACCAAGGAGATCTGGGAAGAGACCATCGCCGAGTTCCCGAAGATGTGGCTCCAGGAGGAGTACGTCGGGTTCCAGGGCAAGCACTGGCAGCTCCCGCCCCGCAAGGTGCTCCCCAAGCCGTACGGGAAGGCGCACCCCGCCATGTGGTACGCCGCCGGGTCGCCGCCCTCGTACGCCATGGCCGCTCGCAAGGGCCTGGGCGTGCTCGGCTTCAGCGTGCAGAAGGTCTCCGACATGGAGTGGGTGCTCCAGCAGTACAAGACCGCCATCGTGGACGCCGAGCCCGTCGGGGCCTTCGTCAACGACAACGTGATGGTGACGACCACCGCCATCTGCGCGCCGACGCACGACGAGGCGATACGGATCGCGGTCGGCGGCGGACTGCACTACCTCCCCTCCCTCGTCTTCCGCTACCACGACACCTTCCCGCGCCCCGAGGGCTTCCCCGTCTGGCCGGAGACGCTCCCCGAGTACAACGCCGAGTTCGTCGAACTCCTCATCGAGGAGGAGCTGTTGATCTGCGGCGACCCGGACGAGGTGCTCACCCAGTGCAAGCGCTGGGAGCAGGCGGGCGCCGACCAGCTCTCCTTCGGGCTGCCGGTCGGGGTCCCGAAGGAGGAGACCCTGCAGACGATCCGGCTGATCGGGGAGCACGTGATCCCGAAGATCGACACGGATCCGGTGCACCGGACGACCCGTTTCCGCCAAGCGGTCTGA
- a CDS encoding SDR family NAD(P)-dependent oxidoreductase, whose amino-acid sequence MGKLDGRVVIVTGAARGQGEQEARLFAAEGAKVVVADVLDDRGEDVAKELDALYVHLDVGREDDWAAAVAAVKGAYGRIDGLVNNAGILRFNALVDTPLDEFLQVVQVNQVGCFLGIKTVAGEIAAAGGGTIVNTASYTAMTGMAAVGTYTATKHAILGLTRVAALELAHQRIRVNAICPGAVDTPMSNPAQLDPTADPEEMTRALDELYSKLVPLGRVGRPEEVARLALFLTSEDSSYITGQPFVIDGGWLAGVSVI is encoded by the coding sequence ATGGGCAAGCTGGACGGACGCGTCGTCATCGTCACCGGGGCGGCGCGCGGGCAGGGCGAGCAGGAGGCGCGGCTGTTCGCCGCGGAGGGTGCCAAGGTCGTCGTCGCGGACGTGCTCGACGACCGGGGCGAGGACGTGGCCAAGGAACTGGACGCGCTCTACGTCCACCTCGACGTGGGCCGGGAGGACGACTGGGCGGCCGCCGTCGCCGCCGTGAAGGGCGCGTACGGGCGGATCGACGGGCTGGTCAACAACGCGGGCATCCTGCGCTTCAACGCCCTCGTCGACACCCCGTTGGACGAGTTCCTCCAGGTCGTGCAGGTCAACCAGGTCGGCTGCTTCCTCGGCATCAAGACCGTCGCGGGGGAGATCGCGGCGGCCGGCGGGGGCACGATCGTCAACACCGCCTCGTACACCGCGATGACCGGGATGGCGGCCGTGGGCACGTACACGGCGACCAAGCACGCCATCCTCGGCCTCACCCGGGTCGCCGCTCTGGAGCTGGCGCACCAGCGGATACGGGTCAACGCCATCTGCCCGGGCGCCGTCGACACCCCCATGTCGAACCCGGCCCAGCTCGACCCGACGGCCGATCCGGAGGAGATGACCAGGGCCCTGGACGAGCTGTACAGCAAGCTCGTGCCGCTCGGGCGGGTGGGCAGGCCCGAGGAGGTCGCCCGGCTCGCCCTGTTCCTGACCTCCGAGGACTCCTCGTACATCACCGGGCAGCCGTTCGTGATCGACGGGGGGTGGCTGGCGGGGGTCAGCGTGATCTGA
- a CDS encoding TIGR03619 family F420-dependent LLM class oxidoreductase, with translation MQLPIQSQSTLYAEPWEADAGPGELVAVARAADRAGFAYVASCDHVAVPRRLADAMSTIWYDPVATLAYLAGVTERVRLLSHVAVVGLRHPLVTAKQYATLDHLSGGRLILGVGAGHVAEEFEAVGADFARRGAVLDESIDALRAALGADEFPVHHGKLFDFEGLGQRPRPAQERVPVWVGGSSPAAVRRAALRGDGWLPQGDPRERLPEQIARLYRIREEAGISAPLVVGAITEPLYVGTPDWHVGRRTVSGAPEAVAESLRAYRAMGVHQIQVRFRARGLSELVDQITAFGADVAPHLD, from the coding sequence ATGCAGCTCCCGATCCAGTCCCAGAGCACCCTCTACGCCGAACCCTGGGAGGCGGACGCCGGTCCCGGCGAGCTCGTCGCGGTCGCCCGCGCCGCCGACCGCGCCGGCTTCGCCTACGTGGCGAGCTGCGACCACGTGGCCGTCCCGCGCCGTCTCGCGGACGCCATGAGCACGATCTGGTACGACCCCGTCGCCACCCTCGCCTATCTCGCGGGCGTGACCGAGCGCGTACGGCTGCTCAGTCATGTCGCGGTCGTCGGGCTGCGGCATCCGCTGGTCACGGCCAAGCAGTACGCGACCCTCGACCACCTCTCCGGCGGGCGGCTGATCCTCGGGGTCGGCGCCGGGCACGTGGCGGAGGAGTTCGAGGCGGTGGGCGCCGACTTCGCGCGGCGGGGGGCGGTGCTCGACGAGTCCATCGACGCGCTGCGCGCCGCCCTGGGGGCCGACGAGTTCCCCGTGCACCACGGGAAGCTGTTCGACTTCGAAGGACTCGGGCAGCGGCCCCGGCCCGCGCAGGAGCGCGTGCCCGTGTGGGTCGGCGGCTCCTCGCCCGCCGCCGTGCGCCGGGCCGCGCTGCGGGGTGACGGCTGGCTGCCGCAGGGGGATCCGCGCGAGCGGCTGCCGGAGCAGATCGCCCGTCTGTACCGGATCAGGGAGGAGGCGGGGATCTCCGCGCCTCTCGTCGTCGGGGCCATCACCGAGCCCCTGTACGTCGGCACGCCGGACTGGCACGTCGGGCGGCGCACCGTGAGCGGGGCCCCGGAGGCGGTCGCCGAGTCGTTGCGGGCGTACCGGGCGATGGGGGTGCACCAGATCCAGGTGCGGTTCCGGGCGCGGGGGCTGAGTGAGCTCGTCGACCAGATCACGGCGTTCGGCGCCGACGTCGCGCCCCACCTCGACTAG
- a CDS encoding amidohydrolase family protein produces the protein METTRTTEAAQASTTPFPKIISVDDHTVEPPGVWRDRLPAKYQDTGPRIVRAPLKEMTFLGGRFAPVMGGPGDDGPIGDWWVYEDLHRPLTRLDTAVGYDRDEIRLEIITYEQMRPGSYDVPQRLADMDVNHVQSALCFPTFPRFCGQTFTEAKDRELGLLGVKAYNDWMVEEWCGPAAHGRLIPLTLVPLWDPELAAAEVRRNAARGVRAVAFSEIPPHLGLPSVHTDDWDPFLAACDETGTVVAMHIGSSSRMPSTSADAPPAVGSTITFANCCFSMVDWLMSGKFERFPNLKVMYAEGQIGWIPYILERADVVWEENRGWGGVADKVHRPPSELFADHVYGCFFDDAFGLRNLDAIGVPNVLYETDYPHSDSTWPKSREVGEAQMGHLDADVVERIVRGNAIELLGLTEDGLWPGPGGPR, from the coding sequence ATGGAGACCACGAGGACCACTGAGGCCGCCCAGGCGTCCACGACCCCGTTCCCGAAGATCATCTCCGTGGACGACCACACCGTGGAGCCACCCGGCGTCTGGCGCGACCGCCTCCCCGCGAAGTACCAGGACACCGGACCCCGCATCGTCCGCGCGCCGCTGAAGGAGATGACCTTCCTCGGCGGCAGGTTCGCCCCGGTGATGGGCGGCCCCGGCGACGACGGACCCATCGGCGACTGGTGGGTCTACGAGGACCTGCACCGGCCCCTCACCCGCCTCGACACCGCCGTCGGCTACGACAGGGACGAGATACGGCTGGAGATCATCACGTACGAGCAGATGCGCCCCGGCTCGTACGACGTCCCCCAGCGTCTCGCCGACATGGACGTCAACCACGTCCAGTCCGCGCTCTGTTTCCCCACCTTCCCGCGCTTTTGCGGCCAGACCTTCACCGAGGCCAAGGACCGTGAGCTGGGCCTGCTCGGCGTGAAGGCCTACAACGACTGGATGGTGGAGGAGTGGTGCGGCCCGGCGGCCCACGGCCGGCTCATTCCGCTCACCCTCGTACCCCTCTGGGACCCGGAACTCGCCGCCGCGGAAGTGCGCCGCAACGCCGCCCGTGGCGTCCGCGCGGTCGCCTTCTCCGAGATCCCGCCCCACCTCGGACTCCCCTCCGTCCACACCGACGACTGGGACCCCTTCCTCGCCGCCTGCGACGAGACCGGCACGGTCGTCGCCATGCACATCGGCTCCAGCAGCAGGATGCCCTCGACCTCGGCCGACGCGCCGCCTGCCGTCGGCTCCACCATCACCTTCGCCAACTGCTGCTTCTCGATGGTCGACTGGCTGATGAGCGGCAAGTTCGAACGCTTCCCGAACCTCAAGGTCATGTACGCGGAGGGCCAGATCGGCTGGATCCCCTACATCCTGGAGCGCGCCGACGTGGTCTGGGAGGAGAACCGCGGCTGGGGCGGCGTCGCCGACAAGGTCCACCGCCCGCCGTCCGAACTCTTCGCCGACCACGTCTACGGCTGCTTCTTCGACGACGCGTTCGGCCTGCGGAACCTCGATGCCATCGGGGTCCCGAACGTCCTCTACGAGACCGACTACCCCCACTCCGACTCCACCTGGCCCAAGTCCCGCGAGGTCGGCGAGGCCCAGATGGGGCACCTGGACGCGGACGTGGTGGAACGGATCGTCCGGGGCAACGCCATCGAGCTGCTGGGGTTGACGGAGGACGGGCTGTGGCCCGGACCGGGAGGCCCCCGTTGA
- a CDS encoding AfsR/SARP family transcriptional regulator, whose translation MDGVPRVPEQRRAGESAALRFSVLGPVRAWRGEDSLPTGSPQQRALLAALLLREGRTATSGELIDALWGEESPPQALAAVRTYASRLRKALDPGVLISESGGYAIRLAASDSSLDLAEAQELAADAEKAKHSGDLCSARDLLNRALGLWDGEPLASVPGPYAETQRARLDEWRLQLLESRLDMDLEQGCHAEAVSELTALTAAHPLRERLRELLMLALYRSGRQAEALAVYADTRRLLADELGVDPRPGLKELQQRILQADPGLAEPSAPAAEPAAAPVRPAQLPATVTDFTGRASFVQELSDVLASASSAEGEGQVMAVSALAGIGGVGKTTLAVHVAHQARAAFPDGQLYVDLQGAGQRAAEPETVLGAFLRALGTADSSIPDSLEERSALYRSVLDGRRVLVLLDNARDAAQVRPLLPGTEGCAALVTSRVRMVDLAGAHLVDLDVMSPEEALQLFTKIVGEERVASEREAALDVVAACGFLPLAIRIAASRLAARRTWTVSVLAAKLGDERRRLDELQAGDLAVKATFELGYGQLEPAQARAFRLLGLADGPDISLAAAAAVLDLPIDDTEDLLESLVDTSLLESAAPGRYRYHDLVRLYARACAERDEQPPSERDAAMSRLLDFYLATAAGVYAIERPGDRLVDHLEPTEHPGLVFDDRHPAQDWLYAEANALLSCVRQSVADSRLRRAVDLLWAAKDLAESGANSREYEVAANAALERARAIGDAHTAGRALTTLTDVHLVAGRFDQADAAAVEAMRMAQEADDPVASCWAPNTRGIIAIYQSRHAEGEQYLTSAIENFRSNKNRPGEASALCNLSRIHLATGRVDSAVTLAQQGIDIYDSTGNALRGANGRYALGLALTRNGNLGSATESLVEALETFRDSRQRLWEGMTLFRLAEVDLAARRPAQAASNAEMALTVLRGIGGEWRRGLVLTVLGRALNGIGQTGRAQVCWREALGIYEELGSPEAAEVRGLLNPAAAA comes from the coding sequence ATGGACGGTGTACCGCGAGTGCCGGAGCAGCGACGTGCCGGGGAATCGGCGGCGTTGCGCTTCAGCGTGCTCGGCCCGGTGCGCGCCTGGCGCGGCGAGGATTCCTTGCCCACGGGGTCCCCGCAGCAACGCGCCCTGCTGGCCGCGCTGTTGCTGCGGGAGGGCCGGACGGCCACGTCCGGCGAGTTGATCGACGCCCTGTGGGGCGAGGAGTCCCCGCCCCAGGCGCTGGCCGCCGTGCGGACGTACGCCTCCCGGCTGCGCAAGGCCCTGGACCCCGGCGTCCTGATCAGCGAGTCCGGCGGCTACGCGATCCGGCTGGCCGCGAGCGACAGCTCCCTCGACCTCGCCGAGGCCCAGGAACTCGCCGCCGACGCCGAGAAGGCCAAGCACTCCGGCGACCTGTGCTCCGCCCGCGACCTGCTGAACCGCGCGCTGGGCCTGTGGGACGGGGAGCCGCTGGCGAGCGTGCCCGGGCCCTACGCGGAGACCCAGCGGGCCCGCCTCGACGAGTGGCGTCTCCAACTCCTCGAATCCCGCCTCGACATGGACCTGGAGCAGGGCTGCCACGCGGAGGCGGTCTCCGAACTCACCGCCCTGACCGCGGCGCACCCCCTGCGCGAGCGGCTGCGCGAACTGCTGATGCTCGCCCTGTACCGCAGCGGGCGGCAGGCCGAGGCGCTCGCCGTGTACGCCGACACGCGCCGCCTCCTCGCCGACGAGCTCGGCGTGGACCCGCGCCCGGGCCTGAAGGAGCTCCAGCAGCGGATCCTCCAGGCCGACCCGGGCCTCGCGGAACCCTCGGCCCCGGCGGCCGAGCCCGCCGCGGCGCCGGTCCGCCCGGCCCAACTCCCTGCGACAGTCACGGACTTCACGGGGCGCGCGTCCTTCGTCCAGGAACTGAGTGACGTCCTGGCCTCCGCGTCCTCCGCCGAGGGCGAGGGCCAGGTCATGGCCGTCTCGGCGCTCGCGGGCATCGGCGGCGTCGGCAAGACGACCCTCGCCGTGCACGTGGCCCACCAGGCGCGCGCGGCGTTCCCCGACGGGCAGCTGTACGTCGACCTGCAGGGCGCGGGCCAGCGGGCGGCGGAGCCGGAGACGGTCCTCGGCGCGTTCCTGCGTGCCCTGGGCACGGCGGACTCCTCCATCCCCGACTCCCTGGAGGAGCGCTCGGCGCTCTACCGCTCGGTCCTGGACGGCCGCCGGGTCCTGGTCCTCCTGGACAACGCCCGCGACGCGGCCCAGGTCCGCCCGCTCCTGCCCGGCACGGAGGGCTGCGCGGCCCTCGTCACGTCCCGGGTGCGGATGGTGGACCTGGCGGGCGCCCACCTGGTCGACCTCGACGTGATGTCCCCGGAGGAGGCCCTCCAGCTCTTCACGAAGATCGTCGGCGAGGAGCGGGTGGCGTCGGAGCGCGAGGCGGCCCTCGACGTCGTCGCGGCCTGCGGCTTCCTCCCCCTCGCCATCCGCATCGCGGCCTCCCGGCTGGCCGCCCGCCGCACCTGGACCGTCTCGGTCCTGGCGGCGAAGCTCGGCGACGAGCGCCGCCGCCTCGACGAGCTCCAGGCCGGCGACCTGGCGGTCAAGGCCACCTTCGAACTCGGCTACGGCCAGCTCGAGCCGGCCCAGGCCCGCGCCTTCCGCCTGCTGGGCCTGGCCGACGGCCCCGACATCTCCCTGGCCGCCGCGGCCGCCGTCCTCGACCTCCCGATCGACGACACCGAGGACCTCCTCGAATCCCTCGTCGACACCTCCCTCCTGGAATCCGCCGCCCCCGGCCGCTACCGCTACCACGACCTCGTACGCCTCTACGCCCGCGCCTGCGCGGAACGCGACGAACAGCCCCCGAGCGAACGCGACGCGGCGATGTCACGCCTCCTGGACTTCTACTTGGCCACAGCCGCCGGGGTGTACGCGATCGAACGACCCGGGGACCGGTTGGTGGACCATCTGGAGCCGACGGAGCACCCGGGGCTGGTGTTCGACGATCGGCATCCGGCGCAGGACTGGTTGTACGCCGAGGCGAACGCCCTCCTTTCGTGCGTACGCCAGTCCGTGGCGGACAGCCGACTTCGCAGGGCTGTCGACCTGCTCTGGGCCGCCAAGGACCTTGCCGAGTCGGGGGCCAATTCGCGCGAATACGAGGTCGCCGCGAACGCGGCGCTCGAGCGTGCTCGTGCCATTGGCGACGCGCATACCGCCGGGCGTGCGCTGACTACGCTCACCGACGTCCACCTGGTCGCGGGACGCTTCGACCAGGCTGACGCGGCCGCCGTCGAAGCCATGCGCATGGCACAGGAGGCGGACGACCCCGTTGCCAGCTGCTGGGCCCCCAACACCCGCGGCATCATCGCCATCTACCAGAGTCGGCACGCCGAGGGCGAGCAGTACCTGACCTCGGCCATCGAGAATTTCCGCAGCAACAAGAACCGGCCGGGCGAGGCCAGCGCGCTGTGCAACCTGTCCCGTATTCACCTGGCCACGGGACGTGTCGACAGCGCCGTCACTCTCGCTCAGCAAGGCATCGACATCTACGACTCCACGGGGAACGCCCTCAGGGGCGCGAACGGGCGCTACGCCCTGGGCTTGGCGCTCACCCGCAACGGGAACCTCGGCTCTGCGACCGAGAGCCTCGTGGAGGCCCTGGAGACCTTCCGCGACAGTCGCCAGCGGCTCTGGGAGGGGATGACTCTCTTCCGGCTCGCCGAGGTGGACCTCGCCGCCCGACGGCCGGCGCAGGCCGCGTCCAACGCGGAGATGGCTCTGACCGTGCTGCGGGGCATCGGTGGGGAGTGGCGACGTGGGCTCGTGCTCACTGTGCTCGGTCGCGCCCTCAACGGCATCGGACAGACCGGTCGCGCCCAAGTCTGCTGGCGTGAAGCCCTCGGGATCTACGAGGAGTTGGGATCTCCCGAAGCGGCCGAAGTGCGCGGCCTGCTGAACCCGGCCGCCGCCGCCTAG